From Clavelina lepadiformis chromosome 9, kaClaLepa1.1, whole genome shotgun sequence, the proteins below share one genomic window:
- the LOC143470381 gene encoding solute carrier family 22 member 21-like isoform X1, which produces MFSFDDVVEDIFGNGKYVVLLIAIPYYGMVVGSFLLTGAVFLGNTPYSRCYIDPFDNKSSFPNLTEDFIKELFIPWNPKAEDYDRCKRNLFEDVGLCANNLNSTCISQLVNSTGVSVVECTDGYVYDRSIFDSTIVTEWDLVCTNGIANAVSSFAFYLGLFCGSIVGGILSDRYGRIKVFRVAPIFIFISAFCTAYSPNVYFYSVFRFLTAFFDFVSIVAAFSFVAEITKKNWRIAIGLGFNAIFGAGCMILSLLAYAWRDWRSLEIAISVSILPLVPLAWLMPESPRWLCTKGRLAEAKKICVTMAKRNGTELSADIWRKAEKNFEPAGSNKNAKTKNINSLRETFSRPYTRFFIVADMFVWAITSMVYYGLILNTGSLVGNIFINNAIGGLMELLADTVAIPVISFIGFTRTKGYSLFIASVTCLASTVALQFGSHIIAVQSFATALAMIGKFGASLAFGVLYQHTVEMFATVGRSTAFGLSMMAARIGSLFSPFTAQTNYEIPWLSPTIFGITSLLAAIISLTFRETKGQELPTTFDEAEKKFKDHLQGTVTAKIFCLPKVSGNIFPNADEKDQKKSWLSE; this is translated from the exons ATGTTTTCCTTTGATGACGTCGTCGAAGACATATTTGGCAATGGAAAATATGTAGTTCTTCTAATTGCAATCCCTTATTACGGGATGGTTGTTGGATCGTTTCTTCTTACCGGAGCTGTTTTTCTTG GTAACACTCCGTACAGTCGTTGTTATATTGATCCATTCGATAACAAGAGTTCATTTCCGAATCTCACCGAAGATTTTATAAAAGAGCTTTTCATTCCTTGGAACCCAAAAGCAGAG GATTACGATCGCTGCAAAAGGAATCTTTTCGAAGATGTTGGTTTATGCGCAAACAATCTCAATTCAACTTGCATTAGTCAGCTCGTTAATTCGACTGGCGTGAGCGTTGTGGAATGCACTGATGGCTACGTTTATGATCGGAGCATCTTTGACTCAACGATTGTAACTGAG TGGGACCTTGTTTGCACAAATGGCATCGCCAACGCCGTTTCCAGCTTTGCATTTTACCTTGGATTATTTTGCGGATCAATAGTCGGAGGTATTCTTTCTGACAG GTATGGAAGAATTAAAGTGTTTCGTGTGGCTCCCATTTTTATATTCATATCCGCCTTCTGCACAGCTTATTCGCCCAACGTTTACTTCTACAGCGTTTTCCGTTTCCTTACAGCCTTCTTTGATTTTGTGTCCATAGTCGCCGCGTTTTCTTTCG TTGCTGAAATAACCAAGAAAAATTGGAGGATAGCCATCGGACTTGGATTCAACGCAATATTTGGAGCAGGATGCATGATTCTGAGCTTGTTGGCGTACGCATGGAGAGACTGGAGAAGCCTGGAGATTGCGATTTCCGTGTCAATTCTGCCCTTGGTGCCATTGGCCTGGCTTATGCCGGAGTCTCCGAG GTGGTTATGCACCAAAGGTAGACTGGCCGAAGCGAAGAAAATCTGCGTCACTATGGCCAAACGCAATGGCACTGAGCTTTCCGCTGATATTTGGCGCAAAGCAGAGAAAAACTTCGAACCTGCTGGAAGtaacaaaaacgcaaaaaccaaaaacattaattctTTGAGAGAAACATTTTCTCGTCCTTACACTCGATTCTTTATCGTGGCCGATATGTTTGTTTGGGCAATCACAAG CATGGTTTATTATGGATTGATTCTCAACACCGGTTCACTAGttggaaacattttcattaacAACGCAATTGGAGGATTAATGGAATTGCTGGCTGACACTGTTGCAATTCCagttatttcatttattgGGTTCACCAGAACCAAGGGATACTCCTTGTTCATCGCTAGTGTAACTTGTCTTGCTTCGACAGTAGCACTACAGTTTGGCAGCCACATAATCG CTGTCCAAAGCTTCGCCACTGCATTGGCAATGATTGGAAAGTTTGGTGCAAGCTTGGCATTCGGGGTGTTGTATCAGCACACAGTCGAAATGTTCGCCACTGTCGGACGAAGCACAGCCTTTGGTTTGTCGATGATGGCGGCCAGAATTGGAAGTCTTTTCTCCCCTTTCACAGCTCAAACAAATTACGAGATACCTTGGCTAAGTCCG ACAATTTTTGGAATCACGTCCCTGTTGGCGGCAATAATTTCGCTAACCTTTCGTGAAACAAAAGGACAGGAACTTCCGACCACTTTTGATGAAGCGGAGAAGAAATTCAAAGACCATTTGCAAGGAACAGTAACGGCGAAAATTTTCTGCTTGCCAAAAGTTAG TGGAAATATATTCCCTAATGCTGACGAAAAAGACCAGAAGAAAAGCTGGCTTTCTGAGTAA
- the LOC143470381 gene encoding solute carrier family 22 member 21-like isoform X2 — translation MFSFDDVVEDIFGNGKYVVLLIAIPYYGMVVGSFLLTGAVFLGNTPYSRCYIDPFDNKSSFPNLTEDFIKELFIPWNPKAEDYDRCKRNLFEDVGLCANNLNSTCISQLVNSTGVSVVECTDGYVYDRSIFDSTIVTEWDLVCTNGIANAVSSFAFYLGLFCGSIVGGILSDSVFRFLTAFFDFVSIVAAFSFVAEITKKNWRIAIGLGFNAIFGAGCMILSLLAYAWRDWRSLEIAISVSILPLVPLAWLMPESPRWLCTKGRLAEAKKICVTMAKRNGTELSADIWRKAEKNFEPAGSNKNAKTKNINSLRETFSRPYTRFFIVADMFVWAITSMVYYGLILNTGSLVGNIFINNAIGGLMELLADTVAIPVISFIGFTRTKGYSLFIASVTCLASTVALQFGSHIIAVQSFATALAMIGKFGASLAFGVLYQHTVEMFATVGRSTAFGLSMMAARIGSLFSPFTAQTNYEIPWLSPTIFGITSLLAAIISLTFRETKGQELPTTFDEAEKKFKDHLQGTVTAKIFCLPKVSGNIFPNADEKDQKKSWLSE, via the exons ATGTTTTCCTTTGATGACGTCGTCGAAGACATATTTGGCAATGGAAAATATGTAGTTCTTCTAATTGCAATCCCTTATTACGGGATGGTTGTTGGATCGTTTCTTCTTACCGGAGCTGTTTTTCTTG GTAACACTCCGTACAGTCGTTGTTATATTGATCCATTCGATAACAAGAGTTCATTTCCGAATCTCACCGAAGATTTTATAAAAGAGCTTTTCATTCCTTGGAACCCAAAAGCAGAG GATTACGATCGCTGCAAAAGGAATCTTTTCGAAGATGTTGGTTTATGCGCAAACAATCTCAATTCAACTTGCATTAGTCAGCTCGTTAATTCGACTGGCGTGAGCGTTGTGGAATGCACTGATGGCTACGTTTATGATCGGAGCATCTTTGACTCAACGATTGTAACTGAG TGGGACCTTGTTTGCACAAATGGCATCGCCAACGCCGTTTCCAGCTTTGCATTTTACCTTGGATTATTTTGCGGATCAATAGTCGGAGGTATTCTTTCTGACAG CGTTTTCCGTTTCCTTACAGCCTTCTTTGATTTTGTGTCCATAGTCGCCGCGTTTTCTTTCG TTGCTGAAATAACCAAGAAAAATTGGAGGATAGCCATCGGACTTGGATTCAACGCAATATTTGGAGCAGGATGCATGATTCTGAGCTTGTTGGCGTACGCATGGAGAGACTGGAGAAGCCTGGAGATTGCGATTTCCGTGTCAATTCTGCCCTTGGTGCCATTGGCCTGGCTTATGCCGGAGTCTCCGAG GTGGTTATGCACCAAAGGTAGACTGGCCGAAGCGAAGAAAATCTGCGTCACTATGGCCAAACGCAATGGCACTGAGCTTTCCGCTGATATTTGGCGCAAAGCAGAGAAAAACTTCGAACCTGCTGGAAGtaacaaaaacgcaaaaaccaaaaacattaattctTTGAGAGAAACATTTTCTCGTCCTTACACTCGATTCTTTATCGTGGCCGATATGTTTGTTTGGGCAATCACAAG CATGGTTTATTATGGATTGATTCTCAACACCGGTTCACTAGttggaaacattttcattaacAACGCAATTGGAGGATTAATGGAATTGCTGGCTGACACTGTTGCAATTCCagttatttcatttattgGGTTCACCAGAACCAAGGGATACTCCTTGTTCATCGCTAGTGTAACTTGTCTTGCTTCGACAGTAGCACTACAGTTTGGCAGCCACATAATCG CTGTCCAAAGCTTCGCCACTGCATTGGCAATGATTGGAAAGTTTGGTGCAAGCTTGGCATTCGGGGTGTTGTATCAGCACACAGTCGAAATGTTCGCCACTGTCGGACGAAGCACAGCCTTTGGTTTGTCGATGATGGCGGCCAGAATTGGAAGTCTTTTCTCCCCTTTCACAGCTCAAACAAATTACGAGATACCTTGGCTAAGTCCG ACAATTTTTGGAATCACGTCCCTGTTGGCGGCAATAATTTCGCTAACCTTTCGTGAAACAAAAGGACAGGAACTTCCGACCACTTTTGATGAAGCGGAGAAGAAATTCAAAGACCATTTGCAAGGAACAGTAACGGCGAAAATTTTCTGCTTGCCAAAAGTTAG TGGAAATATATTCCCTAATGCTGACGAAAAAGACCAGAAGAAAAGCTGGCTTTCTGAGTAA